Within Bacillota bacterium, the genomic segment TCGTCAGCGCGGCCATGGACACGGTGACCGAGAGCCGGCTGGCCATCGCCATCGCCCGCGAGGGCGGCATCGGCGTCGTCCACAAGAACATGCCGGTGGAGCGGCAGGCCGCCGAGGTGGACAAGGTGAAGCGGAGCGAGTTCGGGGTGATCACCGACCCCTTCTTTCTTTCGCCCGACCACCTGGTCCGCGACGCGGTGGCGCTGATGGAGCGCTACCACATCTCCGGCGTGCCCGTGGTGGAGGAGGGCAGCGGCCGCCTCGTCGGCATCCTGACCAACCGCGATATCCGCTTCGAGACCAACTATGAGCGGCCCATCCGCGAGGTGATGACCTCGGAGGGGCTGGTCACGGCCCCGGTGGGCACCACGCTGGAGGAAGCGAAGCAGATCCTGGCCGCCCACCGCATCGAGAAGCTGCCGCTGGTGGACGCCGACTTCCACCTGCGCGGCCTCATCACCATCAAGGACATCGAGAAGGCGCGCCGCTACCCTTCGGCCGCCAAGGACGCCAAGGGCCGCCTCCTGGTGGCGGCGGCGGTGGGCACCGGCCCCGCCGGCCTGGAGCGCGCCGAGGCGCTGGTCCGCGCCGGCGCCGACGCGCTGGTGGTCGACTCGGCGCACGGCCACTCGGCGGGCGTGATCGGCTTCGTGGCCGAGCTGAAGCGGCGCTTCCCGGACGTGCAGGTGATCGCCGGCAACGTGGCCACCGCGGAGGGGACGCGGGCGCTGATCGAGGCGGGTGCCGACGCGGTCAAGGTGGGCATCGGCCCCGGCTCCATCTGCACGACGCGCGTGGTGGCGGGCGTGGGCGTGCCGCAGCTGAGCGCCATCCTGGAGTGCGCGGCGGAGGCCTCGCGCCACGACGTGCCGGTGATCGCCGACGGGGGCATCAAGTACTCGGGCGACATCGTCAAGGCCATCGCGGCCGGCGCGCACTCGGTGATGATCGGCAGCCTCTTCGCCGGTACGGAGGAGAGCCCGGGCGAGATCGAGATCTACCAGGGGCGCGCCTACAAGGTCTACCGCGGCATGGGCTCGCTGGGCGCCATGCGCCAGGGCTCCAGCGACCGCTACTTCCAGGAGGAGAGCTCCAAGCTGGTGCCGGAGGGCGTAGAGGGGCGCGTCCCCTACCGCGGGCCGCTCTCGGACATGGTCTACCAGCTGGTGGGCGGCCTGCGCTCGGGCATGGGCTACGTGGGCGCGCCGGACATCGAGACGCTGCGCACGCAGAGCCGCTTCATCCGCATCACCAACGCGGGCCTGCGCGAGTCGCACCCGCACGACGTGCAGATCACCAAGGAGCCGCCCAACTACACGCTGGAGCGCGACCGCTAGGAAGCCTGGCGGCCGCGCCGGCCGCCGGCGCCGGGGAGGTCGCGCGGGGGTCTCCCCGGAGGCGCTGTACGGAATGACGTCATGACGCCAGAAGTGACAGCATGACGTCATTCCGTGCACCCTCCTCCCGGACTCCCCTCGCGCCTCGCCTCTCCCGCCTTCCGCGGGAAGGGAGGCGGCCGCGGGGGCCGAACGCTTCCTTCATGACGAGCGACCTCTCCGCCATCCGCTTCCGGGCCGCGCGCCCGGAGGACCGCGCCGCCATCCTCGCCCTGCCCACCCGCTTCGAGGGGGAGTACGTGCCCTACTTCCTGGACGCCTGGCTGGCCGAGCGGCCGGTCCGCCTCTGGGTGGCCGAGGCGGAGGGGCACGTGGCCGCCTTCGCCCACCTGACCTGGACGGCGCCGGGCGAGGCCTGGCTGCACGCCATGCGCGTCGGCGTCGCCTACGAGGGGCGCGGTCTGGGCACCGCCTTCACCCGCTGGCAGCTGGAGCAGGCCTGGGCCGCGGGCGCGCGGGTGGTGCGCCTCATCACCGAGGAGCGGAACGTCGCCATCCACCGCATCATGGAGC encodes:
- the guaB gene encoding IMP dehydrogenase, whose amino-acid sequence is MTDRLLGTALTFDDVLLVPAESHVLPRQADTRTRLTRELQLNIPLVSAAMDTVTESRLAIAIAREGGIGVVHKNMPVERQAAEVDKVKRSEFGVITDPFFLSPDHLVRDAVALMERYHISGVPVVEEGSGRLVGILTNRDIRFETNYERPIREVMTSEGLVTAPVGTTLEEAKQILAAHRIEKLPLVDADFHLRGLITIKDIEKARRYPSAAKDAKGRLLVAAAVGTGPAGLERAEALVRAGADALVVDSAHGHSAGVIGFVAELKRRFPDVQVIAGNVATAEGTRALIEAGADAVKVGIGPGSICTTRVVAGVGVPQLSAILECAAEASRHDVPVIADGGIKYSGDIVKAIAAGAHSVMIGSLFAGTEESPGEIEIYQGRAYKVYRGMGSLGAMRQGSSDRYFQEESSKLVPEGVEGRVPYRGPLSDMVYQLVGGLRSGMGYVGAPDIETLRTQSRFIRITNAGLRESHPHDVQITKEPPNYTLERDR